One Catharus ustulatus isolate bCatUst1 chromosome 16, bCatUst1.pri.v2, whole genome shotgun sequence genomic window, cggCTGCCTGGCTCAACGCAGAGTCCCCGTGGAGGAGACTGCAAAGCTCAGGAAGTGTCTGGTGGCCCAGAACGGCGGGTACTTTGACATGAAAACTGGAGAGTGCCTTGGGAATGTTGTGAGCGATGGAGAGCTGGTGAGAAACTCTGGAGGCCTACAAAACGCTCAGTTTGGCATCCGGAAAGATGGCACCATGGTGTTCGGGTAAGAGCTGTGGGTATTTAGAGAATGCTGTCTAGCCTGAAGACTATCAGGCATTACTGGGCAGGAAGCTCATCCCTGCACTGCCTCCTTGGCCTCCCCACTTAGAGCAGAAGTTCACTCGGAATGCTGAAGCTAGGGGACGTTCTTGCTGTACCTTGTGGAGCTATGTCTGTGGCCCTTGGCTTGTGTCCTAGGATGAAGAGAAGCTCAGAAACTTATGATCTCCAGCTGCTTATGTTCCAGtgtctcctctcccagcttGCAGTAGGACACTGGGCAGGGTGGAAGGGGAGAGGGCTCTGTTCACCACACAGGACATGCAGAGTGCAGTGTGtgtgctctggctgcagttCAGAAAGGCTGGgctttggaagggacctcatgAGATGCCTCATCCAGcaccctgctcagcacaggttGGATGGagtgggctgctcagggccaaTCTGGTTGGATTTTGTGCATCTCCAGAGATGGAGACTCCACATCCTCTCTGGGCAAACCTGTGATTGACCATATTAACACGTTTTTGGGAACATTTTAAGGGCGATGATTCCACCactccccagggcagctgtgccagtaCCCTTTCcgtgaagaaattttcccaatatccagtctaaacctcccctggcacagctcaaggCTGTTTCCTCTCAATCTATTCCtattccctgggagcagagccctgcctcctcctgtcagggagttgtgcagaaccagaaggttccccctgagcctccttctctccaggctgagcccctttcccagctccctcagcctctcctggtgctccagccccttccccagctctgttcccttctgtGAAcatgctccagctcctcagtgtctttcttgtgAAAGGCCCAGGACTGCCCCCAGGACTGGAGgtgcctcagcagtgcccagtacAGGGTATCCAGGGTCACtaccctggtcctgctggccacactgtggCAGGTCCAGGCCAGGTGTCATTGGTCTTGATTTATgtgagagaggggctgggaggtcGGTGACACCTCCCTTCAGCGAGGGGGCTTCTGCAGAGTGGACCAACAGCGATCTCAGGGTCACTGTTGAGTCCTTAACCTCAgttctgccctgctgctccccagctctgtcaggaTGTCCCTGTTAAATTGAGCTGTCGTGGTGTTTGGTGGCTTTGTGCCTTCCAAACCATGATCAGAAAATTGGTTTGGGTGTAAATAATTTTGCCTCTTAGGACGGTGGGGAAACTCGCTCACAACTTCACCCTGCATCAGGACCAGGAGGACACAGCCCGGGGCACAGTTACCCCACCCTGCaaagatgctgctgctccctgggctgaCAGAGAGTGAATCCAGGCTTTAAAACTGTCAGTCTCTGCCCAAACTGTTCTGTAGTTTGATCTATTATCAGCCATGTTCATGTTGTCTTCTTGTTCCTTTCCCATgggaaaaaggaattaattttgcatGTTTTCCATTCAGGTATTTGCAATTACACTTTTCTACAAAGCATAAAGCTTTGATTGCCTGCAGTCACAGATACCAGACAAGTAAAAGTTGAGCATCCAGCTCCCACAAGATGTTGAAAAAGTCACCTTTAAACCCAGAGCCTCTGGCAGAGCACGGCTGTCCAGCTCTAGCCCCTGCTGTCGTTGTCTCAGTTGCAAACATGCCCCAGCACCAGGCTCTGATGAGGCAGGTGTTCTCTTCACATTCGTTCAGGAGAGAGCAGCGTCCTTCCTGTGGTGACACATAGCACCCAGATGGAAGGAGCAGGCAGTATCCAGTGCAGCTGCAAGCTGCTGTAGCTCCAAATGCTCTCCAAAGCTGTTTGGTGTCACAATTTTGGAGAATAGAAGCTGACAGGCAGCAAGATGTTACAGCTGCTTCCACAGATCCCTGAGTATTTGGCGGTGGCTCTGTCCTTGTGTTCTGCCAGATGCTTGCTGCCCTTGTTACCCTGGCTCAGAAGCACAGGCCACATTGCTGCCATTGCTGGCCACATTGTTTCAGGCACAGTGGCTTGGGACCATCATTAGCTGTGGGTTtgtgcaggagagcagagagcaggggctgctctggcgGCTGATGTTTCATACTGCTTGGCCCCTGGTTTTGGATGTAGCTGTCCTTCGTTCTAccttcttctgttttctccctgcTTCAGGAGCCTGCTGGTAGCAGGAGAGGCTTTACCACGACATGCTGTGGCTGTGGGTAACCCTCCTGCCCTCTGTTCCTAGTTACCTGTCTGAGGAGGATGTCCTGAATCAATCCAACCCTTTTGTGCAGCTTGTGAGTGGGGTGGTTTGGCTGCTGAGGAATGGAGAGGTGTACATCAACCAGAGCCGGGTGGCCGAGTGTGGTGACACTCAAACCACAGGTAAATACTGTGGGGCCTGGCTTCAGCCTGGCCATGGATTGTCCTTCCCTTGGGGCTTCTGGGAGAAGGGCACGTAAGAAGTCCAgctttcatagaatcatggaataagTTGGGTTGGAAGAACCATAAAGACCATCTTAATCCACACCCCTGCcgtgagcagggacaccttccactatctcagggtgctccaagccctgtccagcctggccttggacacttccagggatccagcggcagccacagcttctctgggcaccctgtgccagggcctcctcaccctcacagccaagaattcctACCTTGTCTAACCTGTCCAGAGAAACACAAAGCAGCTGCCTCTTACGGGAGTTTAAAGCCAAGGGATTGAGAATCCCCTGTTTTGTCCCTGTGCCAGACAAGAACTTAATCAAGTGCACTTTTGTAGGGCTTGGATGAGCAAGAGGAGCCTTGGCTGCTCCTCACTGTGTTTCAGTTCAGATGAGACCCTTACTGGGAGCTCTTTTGCAGACAGATGTGTCTTAAGAGCCCATTTTGTCCCCCAGCTGAGTGTAAATTgttccctgtcctgcaggaacCTTCGACAAGTTCATCAACGTGATCTCAGCCAGGACTGCAGTGGGACATGACCGTCAGGGCCAGCTGATCTTGGTTCATGTGGATGGACAGACAGAATCCAGAGGGTAAGGGCTTAAGTTCCTGGGACTGGAGGGATACTGCTGCTGTCTCGAACAGGTTTTAAGGCAGAGACTTGCAGAGCTCAGAAGAGCCAGGAAAGGCTCACACAGCCCTCCTCCTCGTGCCTGGGATCAGAGATATTCCCCTTCCACCACAGAGAGAAACAAGCTCCTGACCTAACAGCTCCACTGAAGGCAAATCAGCAAACAACCTCTGCTTTGCAGGGTCAGCCTGTGGGAAATGGCAGAATTCCTGAAGCAGCAGGGAGTCATCAATGCTATCAACCTGGATGGTGGAGGCTCTGCCACGCTGGTGCTGAACGGGACCCTGGCCAACTACCCCTCTGAGCACTGGtaagtgctgctgcctggtgcccagggctcctgtcagtgtgcagagcccagccccatgccctggcctggctgggaGGGCACAGCAAAGGCAGGTGGCAGGATCTGTGGGAGAGACCAGCTCTAGAATTTAAAGAGATTGAGTGGCtccatgttttttccccttagtCATCCAGGATTAAGGCTGAGCTGGTTCCATACAGGCAgcaaagctgtggctgtgactgaGTGGCTGATGTGGGAATTGGATaaggcagcagctctcagtcTGGGAGATTCAGAACTGCACATCCATGGGAATTAGCAGAGATCTGTCAGCAGCTTATTATTATGGAAACACTTACTATTATAGAAACACTGACTGGGagaccctgccctgcctcatTGGAGGGAATctaaagaatattttgttttatatacaACTTTTTAGTCATGTAAACATGAAGGGATTTAACATTGCTATAACTACAGTGATGTAATTTATATCAAAGCTAATAACATTCAAGAAAATGTGTGCAGAATGAGGGAAGCAGGGACTGCTTTAAGAGAGACTATGTTACTTCTGTAATTTCATGTTTAAAATGATACTTATCAGATGGGATTTATAATTCAGTTAAAACATTGACTCCCATGTAGTTTTATGTTTCTATTTTCCCAGAATTAATGTTCATGTTTGGCAGTGTGGATCAGGAGGAAATCTCTGGGTTACAGGACGGgtgttgggctgggctgggctgggctgggctgggcagtgctggctcagctcgtgctgtcccctctgctgtccccagcccctttGACAGCATGTGGCGCTGTCCCCGGAGCATCTCCACCGTGGTGTGTGTGCACGAGCCGGCCTGTGACCCTCCTGACTGCAGTGGCCACGGGCTCTGCGTGGCCGGGCACTGCCACTGCGACAGCCACTTCTgggcaggtcctgcctgtgACACCCTGGACTGCGGCCCTGCCAACTGCAGCCTGCACGGCGTGTGCAGTGCCTGTGAGTCCCTGGGGCGGCACCGAGGGGCGTGCGGGGGAGGTGCATCCCTGGGGAATGGCCCTGGGAAACAGGGTGTGCCTGCCTGCCAGACACCGGCTGGCTGGGTGGGGCTGCTTCCCCTCTGCTCCGGAGACTGAGGCACAGATGGTCAGAACACGTTGCCttcaggagccagcagcaggactgagctGGGGCTTGGGGCTGGAAACTTCaagctctgtgcctcagtttccctttctGCCCCAGGGTTGTGCTCTGGGTTTTTTGTGAGGCTGCTGATGGGCAGGATGTGTATTATGCTATGTGAAAACAGCTGCTTCTGTCCCCTCCTCTTATTGTTCCTTCTTTACTTGCCTCTCCTACTTGATAATTTTTACAAGTGTGCAGGTGCTACTCTCATTCAAGGGTGCCCCAGTGCAGTGGCTGGGCAGAGCTTGGTGGCTGCAGGTGTTGCCAGTAGCTGACCCAGAGCAGATCCCAGGGAATGCCACCAGCAGGAATTGCATTTGGGAAGGGGGGCTGTGTGTCAACTCACCCTTTTTGTGAGCGCAGGGTTCCTCTTCTGGAGGTTTGCTGGCAGCGTCTGAGGGCACCTCAAGAGGCAGAGGCTCCTAATTTTGAGTCCTTGCTGCTTGCAAATGTTCTTTTGTTGCCAGTAACACTGTTCCATGTGTTTGTATAGCTGGATGCCTGTGTGACCCCGGCTGGACTGGCAGCAACTGCACTGAAGGTAAAcgctggctgctgctgtcctgcctcttcacagccagggagaggggagTGGGAACCACTGTCCAACAGCTGCCTGCCTgagggggagaagggaaaggtcaccctgtgggctgtgctgctcttttTTGGCAGTGTGAGTTTAATTGCAGCTGGAGTATCTGCAACTGGCTTGGTGTGAGACACTCAAGCCCTTGCTCCTTGTTCAGGGCACACACTGAGCTAACTGCTGAGCATCCCTCCacaccctgagctgtgctgtgtgctgggattGCTCATCTCTGCTGCCAGGGTCCGGGTGACATCTCTGCTTgtctctgcagcctgtgctcctgGTTCCTATGGGGAATCCTGCAGCCAGAAATGCCAGTGCCAGCATGGCAGCTCCTGTGACCCTGTGCATGgagcctgctcctgccctgccggCTTCTATGGCACCAGCTGTGAGCATGGTAAGGGCTCTGTGAGCAGGGTAAGAGCTCTGTGAGCAGGGTAAGAGCTCTGTGAGCAGAGTAAGGGCTCTGTGAGCAGGGTAAGGGCTCTGTGAGCAGGGTAAGAGCTCTGTGAGCAGAGTAAGGGCTCTGTGAGCAGGGTAAGGGCTCTGTGAGCATGGTAAGGGCTCTGTGAGCAGAGTAAGGGCTCTGTGAGCATGGTAAGGGCTCTGTGAGCAGAGTAAGGGCTCTGTGAGCAGGGTAAGAGCTCTGTGAGCAGGGTAAGGGCTCTGTGAGCAGGGTAAGAGCTCTGTGAGCATGGTAAGGGCTCTGTGAGCATGGTAAGGGCTCTGTGAGCATGGTAAGGGCTCTGTGAGCAGGGTAAGGGCTCTGTGAGCATGGTAAGGGCTCTGTGAGCAGGGTAAGGGCCCTGTGAGCAGGGTAAGGGCTCTGTGAGCAGGGTAAGGGCTGCTCTCGGTGACCTcaagagctggggacagcattTTGTCACCTGTGAGCCACCTCTTGTAGGCAAAGGAAGGGGCAGTTCTACCAGGGGAGCTCAAGCCTGAACATCACcagctggctcccagctctTCTGGGCCTGCCTGTCCTACCCAAATGGGctaaaaaggagaggaaggaacaGAAGGAGGAGTTTGCTTCATCAACAGAAAATTGTGGATTCCTGTTTTGTCTCAGCCCCAAAGAACTGCATTCTTTTCCCAGAGCCCCTGATTGAACATAAAACATCCTCTGCTCCAGGGTGTTGCACCAGGCCCTGCTGTAGCCCAGGCTTCAGGTGATGCTGGTCAGTGCCTGTGGAATTCTCCAGAGGGCTGCCCTGACACACCACCCTCACACTCCTTGTAAGGAGCTGGCCTGTCCTGCCTCCTGTAACCACTCCAAGCCCCCCCTGTATCTGAGTGAATGAGTTAATTACAGTTGAGTGTGAGCTTCCTGGGTTCCTGATTCTGTCAGTGATGCTCTGTTTCAGCCTGGATATCTCAGCCAGTCCCATCCCAGAgatgttgcccagagaagctgtggctggcctgtccctggaagtgtccaaggccaggttggatggggcttggagcaatctgagatagtggaaggtgtccctgcccatagcagggagttggaacaagatgagctttaaagtcccttccaactcaaaccattccatgattctgtgatcccagTTTTACACAAACACCTCTCTGAGGCACACCAAAGAACACCCAGCATGGTACACCCAGCATGgtgctcccaggctgctgcaggctcagctgagctgagggagctgcagccacagcctgggtGGTCTTAGAGCAGGTGGAGCTTTGGCAGTGACCAATCCCTTTGTGATCCcatccccagagtgtcccctgGGCTGGTTTGGGCCGAGCTGCCGGAGCCGCTGTGCATGTGACCActtgtgtccctgtgaccctgAGACTGGCAGCTGCAACATCACCCACCACCAGGCACTACAGGACCACCTACACACAGGTACCCAACTGCAGCGGGGTGGAGTTTTGAAaaaagctggaggagcagctttAGTGCATATTGGTGTTTACTGAGGCACCAGCTCTGCTTAACCTTGTTCTTTTTTAGTGGAATTTTACACCCTGCACCAcctttcttccctctttgttttccagctggacAGTGTTTGGCTTCccagaaaaagagcaaagaaaaattttcccTGTCAGAGTAAGTGTGTGGTGCTCACTGTACATCTTAGAGGCTGTCACAGAGCATGGGGGGTGTTCAGTCTgcagaagaggaggctcaggagtgACCTCACTCTCCACAACTCCCcaacaggaggggacagccagggggatctgctcccagggaacagggacaggacaaggggaaacggcctcaggttgtgccaggagaggtttagttTGGATGTTGAGGAAATTCCTTCACAGAAAGTGTGGTCAGGCAGTagcccagggtgcccagggaggtggtagactccccatccctggagggatttagaagctgtgtggatgtggcagcTGGGACATGGTTCAGTGGTGGCCTTGACAGGactgggttaatggctggactcgatgatcttggaggGCCTTTCCAGCCTGAAGGATCCCCTGGTTCTGTCCTGTCTGGGAGTAGCCCACAAGCTTGGGAACACAGAGAAGGGAGGACAATCTTCTGCACACTGGGCACACGTGCCTCAGGTGAGCTGTTGGTGATGTGATTTGTGTGTCCCACAGAAGCTCgtggctgtccctgagctgtgccttgGCCCTGCTGCTCGTGCTGAGTGCCCTGGGGAACGTGGGGCTGGTGCTGCGggggcggcagcagcagcgggacCAGGACTATTGCTACCACCCCCTGAGGGACATCAACGGCGACACCCCCCACTGCCCCACCTCTGCTGCCTGGGACCAGGAGGAGATCCAGCAGCTTGAGGACACTCAGGAGCCTGAGGACACTCAGGAGCCAAACCAAGAGTTCCTTTAGAATGATGGATGGGATGAGGTATTTCACCCTGCATTGCCCCTCAGCACCAACTGGGAACCTCCAACCGCTGCCTGAGGAGCCTCAGCCCAAGAACTGTCCTGTTGAGGCTgtaatttcctttcctctgctgccccagcacccaggACTACAGCATTAGGGGATGCAGGACATCCCTTGGGTGAAGGAattccacagctgcagcaggaaaggagACAGGCAGGAGTTCCTTCCAAAGCTTGTGGGAAACAGGTGAGGGATGTAATTTACAGGCACCTCAGAAAGATCCCTGCTCACCTGAGCAGTGCTTTTTAAGATGCAAGTTAAACTGCCTCTAGTACAAAGCTGAGCTTAAGGATATTACAGTCAATGTCTGCCCCTCCTTGCTAAGCTCAGATTTTAATcagaaaagtgacaaaaagTTTGTTCGAAACTGTTGAAGCAGGTGCAGcacccagtgccagcagagccctcctctcctctccacggTGGTGGCTCAGGAGTGACACACAGGGTTGTGACagccccgggcagggctggagtgTTTTCTGGCCAATCCTCAggccagagcagccccagagggtgatgagtgctgtgtttcagggcagctcctgcagcacaccaCCATAAAAAGCCCTGTCAGCTCCCAGCCTCCATTTGTGCATCTCCCCAACTCCCAGGAGTCaaaggctctgccctgctcctgaggGACCCTGGCACTGGCCCAGCGTGGAGCTGTCCCCTTGGGAAgggcacagacagggacagcctggcatGGCTGGCACAACCCAGActgggctgccctgccctgccccagctgggcactCCTCAGAGGGACCGGTGAGgtctccagcccagccaggatcCCGAGCACTGCCTTGGAAATGTGGAACACATCCTCACACAGTTACATTAGAACAGTGTTGGAGTTTGCTTCCCATGAGGGAAACTTGGCCTTGGATGAGCCCCTTGGATGCTGCAGAGGGGTGAGAGCCTGTCTGAGCCCCACATGTCTTTATGCACTCACTCCCTTTTTACCTCTCCAAGTAAAGGATGTGTAATTTCTGTGCCAGTATTGGCATCAAATCAGCCTGTAACCAAGAGACTCTATTTTTCTATGATTTACAGAAGATTATTTGAAACTTGAATAAAGTCTATTAGTGCTACCTGTCTGAAACTCAAAATTCCTGatgtgcagctgcagaaggagctgatCTTTCCCAGTTAACCTCAGCCACCCAGTGGAATCCAGGggctctttatttttaatagcacCCACACTGCAGGATGTACTGTTCAGcccatttctgtgctgggaaactaaacaaaaaatactgGTTCTGTAGAAAAAAGTCCAAACATTTTAgttaaaaagcaagaaagagtGAATACAAGCCTTACCTCTGCTTCTGGGGGCAAAGAGAGCAGCACACAGGCTTGAATTTTCATTGCCCTGCAATTTCAACAGTTGAATCAAACAATTCCACATTTTCTCAGAGATGTTTTATTTCCCACATAGCCAAAAGTACAGCTCTACCAGGACCCACAGACACCATCATTGGAGGATATCTGTTatttctgtgccctgcagtgggCTGTTACAGGAGGTTTGAGGGTTttggctgagaaaaaaaaagaagatttcaGTGTGTAAAACCACAGCCAGCTGTAAAGGAGAGAAAGTAAGTGGTGCTAAAAAACTTAATTAATGCCCATTTAACTTCTGTGTAACTGAAAGCTTGGAAGTGGGTATTGGTGTCACTAAAAGCCAGCAAATGTGACTTGACTCCAATTTCACTCTCCAGAGAGAAATAATCAGATGTAAGGAGCATCACAAACATGTTGGAGGATTATTAAAGTTATTTGCATGCAGGCATCTTTGACACCTGCTATCAGGTAAGTCTCTAATAGCTGTTCCTTGCATTCATTACTCACTGTACAAACACCTGGGATATTAAAGCAGTGTGAGCTCATAAAATGACTTTTGAAATGAGGGattccctgcctggagcagggctggcctcagccccagcagcttcccagtCCAGCATGGAGAGCTGGCCTCACCACTTCCTACTGGGAAGTGCCAGGGGATTATGGCATTGTCCAAATCTTTTGCCAATAAACCAAACTGGGATTACAAGTTATTCACAGGTCCTGAAAGGGAATGGACAGAACCGAActggctgagcagaggagcACGGCTGTATCTCAGTCACCCGGGAGTCCCTGGCTCGGTGCCCGTCGGGAAATCTGTTCCCAGCAGTGAGCACAGGAGCTGAGGAACGGCTGAGCTGCTCCCGTGCCTCCTATGAGAGCGCCCAGTGCCGgcccccagcgctgccctggcTCCGGCAGCGGTGACACCtgcggggctggagcagcccccgTGCCCCGGGACCAAAGTCCTTTCACACCCGAGAGCAGCAAAACACTGTGCCCTGAACGACAGCTGAGGCCATCCACCATCCACCCTCATGCTCTGTGTTTACCTttgccagccctgggacagagccagggaatggGGCAAAGCTGGAGAACTCACTGGAATGAAGGTGTCAGATCTGGCCGTGTTTGGAACCTGTGGCACGGCCCTTGGCACagcaccctg contains:
- the NAGPA gene encoding N-acetylglucosamine-1-phosphodiester alpha-N-acetylglucosaminidase; this encodes MAACGAAGWGPGRARVGAGPAPGRGSGRAEVGTVLAAALAVLGSLQVARGAGSPPSEPLLRPYPPWQHGPRHGHRHVRDCQPLKYGNLTHEAWPGDNSTAGPVAVTRTFVSYIHPEGSDRKAIYGHFTFVRNPLRTFSVLEPGGAGGCLAQRRVPVEETAKLRKCLVAQNGGYFDMKTGECLGNVVSDGELVRNSGGLQNAQFGIRKDGTMVFGYLSEEDVLNQSNPFVQLVSGVVWLLRNGEVYINQSRVAECGDTQTTGTFDKFINVISARTAVGHDRQGQLILVHVDGQTESRGVSLWEMAEFLKQQGVINAINLDGGGSATLVLNGTLANYPSEHCPFDSMWRCPRSISTVVCVHEPACDPPDCSGHGLCVAGHCHCDSHFWAGPACDTLDCGPANCSLHGVCSASGCLCDPGWTGSNCTEACAPGSYGESCSQKCQCQHGSSCDPVHGACSCPAGFYGTSCEHECPLGWFGPSCRSRCACDHLCPCDPETGSCNITHHQALQDHLHTAGQCLASQKKSKEKFSLSESSWLSLSCALALLLVLSALGNVGLVLRGRQQQRDQDYCYHPLRDINGDTPHCPTSAAWDQEEIQQLEDTQEPEDTQEPNQEFL